Below is a window of Methylosinus sp. PW1 DNA.
ATTGCGACGTGCTGTTCGCCCGGCCGGTCGAGCTGTCGCCGCTGCGGCCGCGCTATTTCGCCGCCGCGCCCCAGCACGAGCCGCATGAGTGGTCGCAATTCTGCTCGGGCGTGCTGCTCCTCAACGTCCCGGCCATGCGCGCCGAATATGAGCCGCTGATGCGGAGCGCACGCGCGGCGCTCGGCGCGCCGCATCATTACGATCAAGAGGCGCTCAACGCGCATTTCGCCGGGCGCTGGGACCATCTGCCGCTCGCCATGCATTGGAAGCCCTATTGGGGCGTCGAATGGGGAGCGTCCATCGTGCATTTCCATGGCCCCAAGGCCGAGGATGCGCGGTGCCTCGCGGCCGCGCCGGCGGGGGCCGATCTGCTCTCGCAGCTCTACGCCCGCGATCCGCGGGGCTATGCGCATTTTCTGCGCTTCTACGACATCGCCGCCGAGGCCGATCGGCGCGGCGCGCGCATCAGCGCGGCGGAGCTGGCGCCGCTGCGGCTGGAGGCGGCCGCGGCGTCCGGCGGCCGCGCCTTGCGCCGCGCCTTCGCCTTTTTGCGCGAGCTGCGCCCGCTGACGTCGCGCGAGGCTGCGCCCTTGCCCAATCTGCCGCCGGAAGCGAGCTTCGCGCAAATCGCCACGCTCGAGAATTTCGACGAGCGCGCCTATCTCTACGCCAATCCCGATGTGGCCGAGAAAGTTCGCAGCGGGAGCATTCTCTCCGGCCGCGCGCATTTCGCGCGCTATGGCCGCTATGAGGGACGCGTGCAGATGATCCCGGGCGACCAGCCCGCCACGCCCGAGAATTTCGACGCCGAGGCCTACATCGCGCGCAATCCAGACGTCGGCTTTCTGATCGCGCGCGGCTGCTATCCTTCCGCCCGCGCGCATTTCGAGCGGCGCGGGCGCGCGGAACTGCGCCGGCAGCTGACGCGGCCCTGACGCCCCGCGCCTATGGCGCCCGGCGCGCGCATCGGCCACATATGAGAGCGCAGCGGCTCGAAGGGAATCATTCGAGCGGCGCCGAGGGTCGCGAGGGCTTCCATGGCCAATTCTTATGATCTCATCGTCATCGGCGGCGGACCGGGCGGCTATGTCGCCGCCATCCGCGCCGCGCAGCTCGGGCTGAGGACGGCCATTGTCGAGCGTGAGCATTTGGGCGGCATTTGCCTCAATTGGGGCTGCATTCCCACCAAGGCGCTGCTGCGCTCGGCCGATGTCTTTCGGCTCGCAAAACATGCGAAGGATTTCGGCCTGCGCATCGACGGCGAGGTCTCCTTCGACGCCGAGGCGCTGGTGAAGCGCTCGCGCGCAGTGGCCGGACGGCTCAACGCCGGCGTCGAGTTCCTGTGCAAGAAGAACAAGATCGATGTGATCTGGGGCGAGGCCGCGCTCGCCGCTCCGGGCGAGATTCGCGTCGCCGCGCCCAAGGGAACCGCGCGACCGCAATTCCCCCGACCGAAGAACATACTCGGCGAAGGCCTCTATTCGGCGAAGCACATCATCGTCGCGACCGGCGCGCGGCCGCGCGCCCTGCCGGGCCTCGAGCCGGACGGCGAGCGTATCTGGACCTATTTCGAGGCGCTGCTGCCGCCTTCCATGCCGAAATCTCTGCTCGTCGTCGGCGGCGGCGCAATCGGCGTCGAATTCGCGTCCTTTTATTCGACCTTCGGAGCGCAGGTGACTCTGGTGGAGGCGCTGCCGCAGATCCTGCCGGCGGAAGACGCCGAGATCGCCGCGCTGGCGCGCAAATCCTTCGAGAAGCAAGGGATAAAAATCATCACCAGCGCCAAGCTCGCGAAGCTCGACAAGAGCGACAATGGCGTCGTGGCGACGATCGCGACCGAGAGCGGCGAGCAGCGCATAGAGGCGGAGCGCGTCATCTCCGCCGTCGGCGTCGTCCCCAATAGCGAGGGACTGGGGCTGGAGGCTCTGGGCGTGAAGACGGAGCGCGGCGTCATCGCCACCGACGGCCTCGGCCGCACCAATATCGCCGGAATCTATGCGATCGGCGACGTCGCTGGTCCGCCCATGCTCGCTCATAAGGCGGAGCATGAGGGCGTCGTCTGCGTGGAGGCGATCGCCGGACTCTCGCCGCACCCGATAGAGCGCACGCGCATTCCCGCCTGCACCTATTGCCATCCGCAGATCGCCTCCGTCGGCCTCACGGAAGCGCCGGCGAAAGCGGCCGGACATGAGCTGAAGATCGGGCGCTTTCCCTACATCGCCAATGGCAAGGCCATCGCCATGGGCGAGACAGAGGGGCTGGTGAAGACCATATTCGACGCGAAGAGCGGACGTCTGCTCGGCGCGCATCTCATCGGCGCGGAGGTGACGGAGCTGATTCAGGGCTTCGTGATCGCGATGAATCTGGAGACGACAGAGGCGGAACTGATGGAGACTATCTTCCCGCATCCGACGCTCTCCGAGACGATGCATGAGAGCGCGCTCGACGCCTTCGGGCGGGCGATTCATATTTGATGGGACACCGAGCGAGCCTGACGGCTCGCGGCCGTCAGGCTCGCATCAAATCAATGGCGCCCCTCCAGCGCCGCGCCTTCCCAATAGGGCGCCGCGCCGTAATGCTGGTGGATGCGCGTCTCCCAGTCGCGATCGGTCCAGCTCGCCTCGCTATATTCCGGCGCCTTCTCGAGCATCTGCTCCGTCACAGAAGTCGTATAACGGCGCCTGTCCTGATCGTAGCAGAGCGCCTTCCACGGCACGGCGTGATGGCCTTTGCGCAGGCACATGAAGCCGCAGAAATCGACGACGGCGTAGCGCGCCTGGCCGGTGATGGGATCGATCATCAGATGATCGATCTCACCGATCTCCTTGCCACTCTGATCGAAGATTTTCGCGCCGACGATATGCTCGCTCGAGATCATGTGAAGTTCAGGGATAGCGGTCGCCATTTCGACCTCCCTCGTGAGCCCCCGGCCCTCTTTGCATAAAAACGCGGCGCGAGAGGAAAAGTTGCCTCGCGTCACAGAAGCCATGCGCCGAAGGCGATGGTGATCAGCGTGAGCGGCGCGCCCAACTTGAAATACGCCCAGAAGCCGATGGAGACGCCGGCCGCGCGGGCGCGCTCGGCGACGATGAGATTGGCGACGGAGCCGATGAGCGTCAGATTGCCGGCCAGAGTCGAGGCCATGGCGACGACGAGCCAGGCGCGCTGCGGATCGGCCGCGCCGGCGAGGAAGGGCTTTAGCGCCAGTACCGCCGGCACATTGGTGACGAGATTGGAGAGGACAGCGGAAACCACCGCCAAAACACCGGCGTTGGAGAGATCGAAGCGGCCGATGGAGGCGACGGCCTCCGGCGTCAGCACAGTGGCCTCGAGTCCCTCGACGACGATGAACAGGCCGACGAACATCAAGAGAAGCGGCCAGTCGATCTCGCGATAGACCTTCTCCGCCTTCACATGGCGCGTGACCAGCAGCAGCGCGCCGCCGACGATCGCCACTTTCGCGACCGGCTGGCCGGCGAAGAAGAGCGCCATCATGGCCAGCGTCACCAGCACGGATTTGACGACGAGAAAGCCGCGCGCCCGCGCCGGCGCAGGCGCCGCGACGGGCAGTCTCTCCCGCGTGAGAAACTCGCCGCGGTAGAACAGCGCGACCAGCACGAAAGTGGCGAGCAGGCCGAAGGCGGCGACCGGCCACAGCGCCGCGGCGAAGGCGCCATAGGGAATATGCGACAGGCCGCCGATGATCATGTTCTGCGGATTGCCGGTGATCGTCGCCACGCTGCCGACATTGGAGGCCATGGGCACGGCGAGGAGATAGGGCAGCGGATCGCGCTTCAGCCGGCGCGTCAGCTCGAGCGTCAAAGGCGTCATCACCAGGCAGATGGCGTCATTGACGAGAAAGGCCGAGAAGGCGCCCGTCACCAGCACGATGGCGGCGAGCAGAGCGAGCGGCGTCTTCGCGCGCGCGACGACGAAATTGCTCGCCAAGCGAAAAAAGCCGGAGAGGCGCAGATTGGCGACGACGATCATCATGCCGAGCAGCAGCGTGATCGTGTCGAAATCAATGGCGCGATAGGCCGCGTCCAGCGGCAGCACGCCGAGCCCGACCATAAGGCTGGCGCCGAGCAGCGCCGCGCCGGCGCGATCGAGCCGCAGCCCCGGCGCCTCGCCGAGCGCGATGACGAAATAGGTCGCTGCGAAGATGATGATGGCGGCGGCGTGGGTCCAGCCCGAGGATACGCCGCCGCCCGACAGCAAGGTGGCGAGATAGGCGAGCAGCGTCACGCCCGCGGCGGAAGCGAGAGAGCCCGCGAAGACGAGTCCCACGGCGATCAGAGCCGCGGCGAAGGACCGCGATTTTTCGTCGTCTGGATCTGGCATGAGGTCGGGCCGTCGGCGAAAGGAAGCTGGCCGCCGACTTAGCGCGTTCCAGAGCGGCGAGCCAGCGCAACCCGAGCGACGCTCAGACCTTCTCGGCGCGCTTCACCGCGGCGGGCGTCGCGCGAAAGGCGATGGCGATGCGGTTGTAGGCGCTCATCACGCCGATCGCGATCGTCAAATCGGCGAGCTCCTTCTCGGAAAACTGCGTCGAGACGGCGGCGAACTCGGCATCGGGGACGCCGGTCTCGGCGACGCGCGTCACCGTCTCCGCCCAGGCGAGAGCGGCACGCTCGCGCTCGCTGAACAATGCCTTCGCCTCGCGCCACACCGAGACGAGCGCGAGCTTGTCCACGGTGAAGCCCTCGGCGATGAGCGCGCGCGTGTGCAGATCGAGACAGTAGGCGCAGCCGTTGATCTGCGAGACGCGCAGATAGACGAGCTCGGCGAGCGCCTTGCCGAGGCTCGCGCCGACATAGGAATGCACGGCGCCGAGCGCCTTCATGCCCTCGGGCGCGGCGTGAGCGTAATCGAGACGGCTGGTCATTCTTGCTCTCCTGCTCGAGCATCGGGAAAGGGCGGAAGGGTCTCGCTCGAATCGACGAGGAATATAGGGGACGAACGCGCCGGCTCTGTGTCGCTGGCGGTCACGGCGCAGTCGCGGCGCAAATGAAGCTCGCCGACGCGCGCGGCACGAAATCGAGCTCACGCGGCTTTTCGGCGCGAATTCTCGCGACGATCGCCTTCACGAACTCGATTTCGGCGTCGCCGATCTCGGCGCCGGCCAGCGCCTCCCTCACCCAATCGCGGCCCATTTCCTCTTCCAGAAAGTCAATGTCGTATGTCTCGATCGGGTCGAGACGCACGCGATCGTTCGACCACATGCGTATATTCTCGAGCCCCGCCCGCGCGAGCAAGGTCGGCAAGCGCAAACCTATATCCTGATCGCCTCTCCGCGATTTGACGAAATCGACGAATCTGACCCAAACGCCATAGAAGGCGGCGCGTTCGGCGGGCGCGAGGAAATGGGTCAATTCGAACGTCTGCGCCCAATTCAAATGATTGACCGGCTCGACGCAGAGGATCGTTCCGCCTCGCTTCGCCACGCGATGCATTTCCGCGACGATTTTTTCCGGCGCGAGGCTATGCATCAGCAAAGTCTGCGCGGTGACGATATCGAAGGAGCCGCCTGGCAGGCCGGTGTCGCTCGCATCCGCCTCGATCGCGCGATAGGCGATATGCGGCGCGCGCTCGGCATATTTTTTTGCGGAGCGCGCGCACCATTCGCGCTCCCGATCGACGCCTGTCACTTCCCGTAGATCGACGAAGGCGCCGAGAAGGCCGAGGCTCCAATGCCCTTCGCCGACGCCGAAATCGGCGAGGCTGGTCGCGATGGCGTCGCCGATCGCGCGCGTCTTCAGCAGGCGGAGAAAATCACGGCTCCACCAATCGAAGCGCTCGTCGTGAATGTAATCCGCCGAATGCGGCGCCTCCGACATGATCGCTCCTGTGCAATGACAATAGGCCCGCGCCGATCGAACGGCGCGGCTCTGCAATGAATTGGATGCGCCGTCGCGCCGCGCTCACAGCTTGCGCAGCGCGACTTCCTCTATGCGATGGTCCGCGCCTTTGGTCAGCACCAGGCTGGCGCGCGGGCGCGTCGGCGAAATGTTGCGGCGCAGATTTTCGAGATTGATGCGCGTCCAAATATCCTTGGCGACGCGCTTCGTCTCGTCATCGTCGAGATCGGCGTATTTCTTGAAATAGGAGAGCGGATCGCGGAAGGCCGTCTCGCGCAGGCGCTGGAAGCGCTCCACATACCATTGCTCGAGCACATTCTCCTCGGCGTGGAGATAGACCGAGAAGTCGAAGAAATCCGAGACGAAGGGAATCTCCCGCCCATCCTCGCGCGGACGGCTGGCGAGCAGCACATTCACGCCCTCGACGATGAGAATGTCGGGCTTGTCGACATAGAAGAACTCGTCCGGCACCACATCATAGATGAGATGCGAATAGACCGGCGCGGCGACATTGCGCTGGCCGGCCTTCACATCGGAGAGAAAGCGCAGCAGCGCGCGATTGTCATAGCTCTCGGGAAAGCCCTTCTTGTCCATCAGCCCGTCGCGCTCGAGCACGGCGTTGGGATAGAGAAAGCCGTCGGTGGTGACGAGCTCGACCTTCGGCGTGTTGGGCCAGCGCGACAGCAGCGCCTTGAGAATGCGCGCGGTCGTGGATTTGCCCACGGCGACCGAGCCGGCGACGCCGATGATATAGGGCATCTTGCCGTCCTCGGCGCCGAGAAACCGCTGCGTCGCCTTGAACAGGCCTTGCGTCGCCGCGACATAGAGGGCGAGCAGGCGCGAGAGCGGCAGATAAATCTCGATGACCTCTTCCAGCGAGATCGGATCGTCGAGCGATTTGAGCCGCGTGAGATCGTCGATCGTGAGCGTGAGCGGCGTGTCGGCGCGCAAGCTCGCCCATTCGGCGCGGGTGAAGCGCCGATAGGGCGACAGCGCGACGCCGGCTCCCAGATAGGCCTCGGCGTTCATTTGCGCTCTCCGCGCGACGCTTTTTCCGCATGGCCGGATTGGACCGTGCGCGTCTCCAGCTCGGCGAGCACTTCCGCGAGCGTGACGCCGCCCGCCTCCAGCAGCACGAGCAGATGATAGAGCGTGTCGGCGGCCTCGCTGGTCAGATTCTTGCGGTCGCCCTCCATGGCGGCGATGACGGTCTCCACCGCCTCCTCGCCGAATTTCTTGGCGATGCGGGGCGTTCCGGCCTCGAACAAGCTCTTGGTGTAGGACTGCGCGGCGTCGGCGCCCCGCTTCGATGCGATGATCTGCGCAAGATCGGCGAGGGAAAAATCGCTCATGAGGGCTCCAGGCCGTCGAGACGCATCGGTATGCCCGCTTTCGCCATATATCGCTTCGCCTGCGGGATGGTGAACTCGCCGAAGTGGAAAATAGACGCCGCGAGAACGGCGGAAGCATGGCCCTCGCGCACGCCCTCGACGAGATGATCCAGCGTGCCGACGCCGCCCGAGGCGATGACCGGCACATCGACGGCGTCCGCCACGGCGCGCGTCAGCTCTATGTCGAAGCCGATTTTGGCGCCGTCACGATCCATGGAGGTGAGCAATATCTCGCCGGCGCCGAGGCTCGTGACCTCCTTGGCGTATTCGACCGCGTCTACGCCCGTCGGGCGACGGCCGCCATGGGTGAAGATCTCCCAATGATCGCCGACGCGCTTGGCGTCTATGGCGACGACGATGCATTGCGAGCCGAATTTCTCGGCCGCCTCGCGCACGAATTGCCGATCCGCCACAGCGGCCGAATTGATCGAGGCCTTGTCGGCGCCGGCGAGCAGGAGATTGCGAATGTCGTCCTCGACGCGCACGCCGCCGCCGACGGTGAGCGGCATGAAGCAGGCCTCCGCCGTACGCCGCACCACATCGAGCATGATGCCGCGATTCTCGTGGCTGGCGGTGATATCGAGAAAGCACAGCTCATCGGCGCCGGCGGCGTCATAGGCGATGGCGCATTCGACCGGATCGCCGGCGTCGCGCAGATCGACGAAATTGACGCCTTTGACGACGCGGCCCTCTTTCACGTCGAGGCAGGGGATGACGCGGGATTTGAGCATCAGGCGGCCGAGGATTCCGGAGACTGCGGGCGATTGATGAAGTCCCAGATGATTCTCGGGAGCCAGCCGCCCTTTTTCTTCGTCTCGATTTCCGTAACGATGAATCGAACGTCAGGAATCACCTCTTCCCTGATCTGCGCTGCGAGCCACCGCGCGTCGCGCTCGGACGAGATGCAAAACGTATTGTCGAAGACGGCGTACCAGTTCGTGATCTCCGCAATCTTGTCCAGGCGCCGGGACACGAGGTCGCGCGACATCCTCGAACTGTCATAAACCAGGAGAAAAGCGTTCACGGTTGCTCTCCTTCGCTCGGATCCACCTCGATCACATTGGGAAGCTCCAAGCCTTCTCCTTCGATTTTCTGCGGAAGACCGCTCTTGCTTCGGGACTCGATCCAAAGCTCGTGCTGCCGCACCACAAACTCTTCGGACTGAAGGCGGTCTGGGCTTTTCAACATAAAATAGAAATGGGTGATGACAAAGACGACGCTCGGTAGGGCGGCAAAGAAGACGAAAATATACCTCAACACTGGGTCGGCTTGGAATTCATAGGCCGCCGCCAGAAAGGCGAGCGTCCCCACCGTCATGAACCACAAGACATGGTTCATGACGTTTCTCACACGCACCACGCCGGCGCGGGACGTCAAGCGGGCGATGACCTCTTCCGGCCTCATGCCCCTCCCCTCGCCGCCCTTATCAGCGCCAGCGCTTCCGCCGGATCGAGCCGCCCGTCATAGAGCGCGCGGCCGGTGATCGCGCCCGCGAGCTTCTTGCAGTCGGGCTGCAGCAGCCGCTCTATGTCGGCGAGCGAGGCGAGGCCGCCCGAGGCGATGACCGGAATGCTCAGCGCATCGGCGAGCGCGAGCGTCGCCTCTATGTTGAGGCCCTTCAAGACTCCGTCGCGCGAAATATCCGTGTAGACGATGGCGGCGACGCCGGCGTCCTCGAAGCTGCGGCCCAAATCCTGCGCCGAGACATGGGTGCGGCGCGCCCAGCCCTCGACGGCGACGAAGCCGTCCTTGGCGTCTATGCCTACCGCTATGCGGCCCGGATAGAGCCGCGCCGCCTCGCGCACCAAGGTCGGGTCGCGCACCGCCGCCGTGCCGATGATGACGCGCGAAATCCCCTTGTCGAGCCAGCGCGAGATGGTGCGCATCTCGCGAATGCCGCCGCCGAGCTGCACCGGAATCTTTATGTTGGCGAGAATGCCTTCCACGGCGAGGGCGTTCATCGGCGCGCCGGCGAAGGCGCCGTCGAGATCGACGACGTGCAGATATTCGAAGCCTTGGGCGGCGAAGGCCTGCGCCTGCGCGGTCGGATCGTCGTTGAACACCGTCGCCGAGGACATTTCGCCCTCGACGAGGCGCACGCATTGACCCTCTTTGAGATCGATCGCAGGAAACAGGATCACGGACGCCACCTCAGAAAATTCGCGATGAGAGCGAGGCCGAGCCTCTGGCTCTTCTCGGGATGGAATTGCGTGCCGACGAGATTGTCGCGCGCCACCGCCGCGGTCAGCGGGGCGCCGTAATCGGTCGTCGCCACGATATGGTCGGGCGAAGCGGGCAGGAATTGGTAGGAGTGCACGAAATAGGCGTGCAGCCCGTCCTTTCCGGTGGGGATGCCGGAAAAGAGCGCATGCGGGCGCGTCAGCTCCAGCGTGTTCCAGCCCATATGGGGGATTTTCAGGCTCTTGTCCGCGGGCTCGATGACCGCGACATCGCCGGCGATCCAGCCGAGGCCGGCCGCCTCGCCATGCTCGAGGCCGCGCGTCGCCATCAGCTGCATGCCGACGCATATTCCGAGGAACGGCCGGCCGCGCTCGATCACCGCCTCGCGCAGCGCCTCGTCCAGCCCGACGAGGGCGGAGAGGCCGCTGCGGCAATCGCGAAAGGCGCCGACGCCCGGCAGGCAGATGCGCTCGGCCCGGCGCACCACATCCGGGTCGCTGGTGACGATGATCTCCGCCCCCTCGCCTTCCCGCGCGGCGCGCTCGAAGGCCTTGGCGGCGGAGTGCAGATTGCCCGATCCGTAATCGATGATCGCCGTCGTCACGCGCGCGGCTCCTCGAACAGGCCGCCGATGACCGAACGCATCGCGGCCCGGCCGCCGGGGCGCGGCGTCACCGTCGTCGGGAGGACGCCAGCGGGGCGCCAATTGGCGAAAAACACGTCCTCGGCCTCATCGATCCTAGCCGCGACCATTACGGCGCTCTCCGTGTAACCCTTGCGCTCGAGCGACCAGGCGACGAGCCGCGGCCCCTCGAGGCCGAGCAGCAGACCGAGCGCCAGCTGCAAGACCGAGGCCGCCGCGGGATCGATCCCCAGAGCCACGCCGCCGCCGAGAATCAACGCGAGCGCGGCTGTCCATAGGACGGCCGGCAGCCACGCCCGCCGCCATAGCAGCCACAAAGGCCCGAAGAGAAAGGCCGGCGTCGAGAAGCCGTCGCGCAAAAAGACGATTCGCTCCGGCGGCGGAGCCTCGCCCGGCGCGGCCTCGGGTATAAGGACGGTGTAGACGGCCATAGGCCCGCCTCCCTTTCAGCCGGTGAGCGTGCCTTTGGTGGAGGGCACCACGCCGCCGCGGCGCGGATCGGGCGCTGTCGCCTTGCCCAGGGCGCGGGCGAAGCCCTTGAAGCAGCACTCCGCTATATGATGCGAGTTGACGCCGCGCAGCGCCTCCACATGCAGGCCGATGCGCGCATTGGCAGCGAAAGCCTGGAAGAACTCGCGCACCAGCTCGGTGTCGAACTCGCCGATCTTGGCCGCCGGAAAGGCGACGTCGAAGACGAGGAAGGGCCGGCCGGAGACGTCCACCACGACGCGGGAGAGCGCCTCGTCCAGCGGCACATGGGCGTCGCCATAGCGGGCGATGCCCTTGCGGTCGCCGAGCGCCTGATCCACCGCCTTGCCGAGCGCAATGCCCACATCCTCGACCGTATGATGGCCGTCGATGTGCAGATCGCCCTTGGCCGCGACGGTGAGGTCGAGCGGCGCGTGGCGCGCGATCTGGTCGAGCATATGGTCGAAAAAGCCGATCCCGGTCGAAATATCGGATTTGCCCTCGCCGTCGAGATCGACGGCGACGGCGATACGGGTCTCTTTCGTGTCGCGCTCGTATTTGGCGCTGCGCATGGCTCGACTGGCTCGCGGTGAATCTCGAGGGGCTGGAACGGAATATAGACCGCTCCCTGCGCGGCTTGTAGCAATTCGTCGGGCGCATGGCCAGAAGCGTGGGCGATCGGCGTGAACCGCGCTCTACCGCGGCGCGTCCAATTTTTCCCGACCCCACCGCTCGGCGAGGCGGGAGGCGCGCGCCGCCAGGCGGGGCGGATCCAGCGCCTCGCACTCCCACAGGATCGCGACACGAAAACCTAACGCCCGCAGAGCCTTGGCCTTGCGGGCGTCGCGGGCGCGATTGTCGGCGAATTTTTCCAGCCAGAAGGCGTTGTTTTGTTTCGGGATCGTGCCGCGGCGGCAATTCTTGTGATGGTGCCAGAAGCAGCCATTGACGAAAAGCGCCCAGCGCCGGCTGCGATTGGCGAAATCCGGCGCGCCGGGCAGGCCTTTGGCGTTGCGCCGATAGTGGAGCCCGGCCAGCCGCAGCGCCGCGGCGACCGCCTCCTCCGCCCCGGTGCGGGACTGGCGCACCCGCTTCATCAGCGCCGAGCGCGCCGGATCGCTGGCCGGCGGCGTCCTCATTGGGCGGCGGCGAGGCCGGGGCCGGCGCGCATCGCCTCGAGATGGGCGGCCACCGCCTCCCGAAAGCCGGGCTCGAATCGCAGCTTCGCCCGCATGGTGCGGGCGAGAAACCCCGCGCTCGCGCGCTCGGACAGCGGCTTGCCTTGATGCTGCAGGAAAACATGCAGCGGCGCGCGCTCGCGCCAGACGGGAAAGGCCGAAATTTCGACGCCGCAGCGCCGCTCGCCGTCATAGCGCGCGGCGCGGGGCCAGCGGACGCCCTCCTCCAGAACCGCGCCGTCGCGGGAAGGCTCATAGCGCCCGGGCGCCGCGAGCCGGCCGCCGACCCATTCGGCTACCGGCGCGCTGACGGCGTTGCCGACCAGCGACCAGCGCCAGCCGGGACGGCCCAGCGCCTCAGCCGGCGCGGTCCAGTCGGCCGGAAAACCCTGCAAGCGCTCGGCGTCGCGAATATCGGGCGTCACCACGCCGCCGCCCGGCAGGAGAATCGCCGGCGGCGAGGCGATGCCGAGCGTCGAGCCATTCTTCAATGTCGGCACGCAATCGGCTCCCCAGCCGAGGCCGCGCACGCCCTCCGTCCAATAAAAGCCATGGGCGTGCGTCGCCAGCGATGTCGCGCGCGGACGGGGGCTCGCCTCGTCCACCAGCAGAATATCGGCCGGATCGGCGAGGCGCGAGGCCAGAAACAGCACACGCTCGCGCCGCTGCGGCAGAAAGGCCAGAGTGTTGACGACGCGATAGGCCCAGCGATAGCCGCGCTCCTCGAAGGCCGTGACCAGCCGCGCCATGGCGCGTCCACGATCGAGACTCAGCATGAAGGAGACATTCTCGAGCAGCGCATGCGGCGCGCGCGTCTCGTCGAGCAGGCGGAACACATGGCTGACCAGCGAGGATTTGCGCCCGCCAATGCCCTGCGTGCGGCCGGCCTGGCTCAAATCCTGACAGGGAAAGCCCGCCGTGACCAGCTCCGTCTCGCCCGGCAGCGCGCGCAGCGCGGCGACATCGCCCACATTGGGCGTCTGCGGAAAATGCGTCGCCAGCACGCGAGCGGCGAGCGGCCAGTTTTCGGAGAACATGAGACAATCATGTCCGGCGCGCGCGAGCCCGAGCTCGAGCCCGCCTATGCCCGCGAAAAGGCCGACGACTTTCATGGATAGGGCCTCGCGGCCGAGGGCCGTCGTGCGATTCGTCTGCGCATGAGCGGAGTTGACCGCCACGGGCGAAGAAGTGTCAAGCCGCAGCGCTCGCGAAGACACGCACATATGTCGCGACGATGACGAAAGGCGCGAATTCCTTTGCCGAGAAAGCCGTCGCGCGGCTGGACTTGTCGGCCCGCTCTGCCTAGTCTCGCGACGCTTTTTTCCGCGTGTGAAACGCCCAGCCCTACGAGTCCGATGCGCGCCATTCTTCCGCTCAAAGCCTCGACCCTTTCGAAACGCCGCGCGCTTCGCTCCGCGCGCGCCGGCTACACGCTCGTCGAGATGCTGGTCGTGCTCGCGATCATCGGCTCGATCGTCGGCCTCGTCGGTCCGCGCGTGCTGAACTATCTCTCCGAGTCGAAGGTGAAGACCGCGCAGATTCAGATGGAGAATATCTCCAGCGCGCTCGATCTCTTCTATCTCGACGTCGGCCGCTATCCCTCGACGGAGGAAGGCCTCTCCGCGCTCGCCCGGCGGCCGGCCGGCGCCTCAGTGTGGAACGGCCCCTATCTGAAATCCGCCAATGTGCCCAAGGATCCTTGGGGACACGACTATCTCTATCGCGCTCCGGGACAGAACGGGCCTTACGACATAGGCTCGCTCGGCCCCGAAGGCCGCGAGGGCGGCGCCGGATCGATCACGCGCAGCCGCGACACGGCGGCGCGCTGACCATCTTCCCCGCTCGCATGACGCATGGCCGCAAGATCGCCGAGAGAAAAGGCTTCGCGCTTCTCATCGTGATCTTCGGTCTCGGGGTCATTATTCTGCTGATGACCTCCTTCATGGCGACGGCGCGCTTGCGCCTGCGCAGCGCCGTCGATAATTCCGCATCGATCAAGACGCGGCTCATCGCCGAAGGGGCCGTCAATCTCGCGATTTTCGGATTGATCGCCGAGCAGCGTCCGTCCAATGCGCAACAGGCCGAGCCACCCGTTTACGATGGATCGCCGCGCCTCTGCTCATTCGCTGGCGCCGCCGT
It encodes the following:
- a CDS encoding phosphoribosyl-ATP diphosphatase, encoding MSDFSLADLAQIIASKRGADAAQSYTKSLFEAGTPRIAKKFGEEAVETVIAAMEGDRKNLTSEAADTLYHLLVLLEAGGVTLAEVLAELETRTVQSGHAEKASRGERK
- a CDS encoding PRC-barrel domain-containing protein, yielding MATAIPELHMISSEHIVGAKIFDQSGKEIGEIDHLMIDPITGQARYAVVDFCGFMCLRKGHHAVPWKALCYDQDRRRYTTSVTEQMLEKAPEYSEASWTDRDWETRIHQHYGAAPYWEGAALEGRH
- a CDS encoding anion transporter: MPDPDDEKSRSFAAALIAVGLVFAGSLASAAGVTLLAYLATLLSGGGVSSGWTHAAAIIIFAATYFVIALGEAPGLRLDRAGAALLGASLMVGLGVLPLDAAYRAIDFDTITLLLGMMIVVANLRLSGFFRLASNFVVARAKTPLALLAAIVLVTGAFSAFLVNDAICLVMTPLTLELTRRLKRDPLPYLLAVPMASNVGSVATITGNPQNMIIGGLSHIPYGAFAAALWPVAAFGLLATFVLVALFYRGEFLTRERLPVAAPAPARARGFLVVKSVLVTLAMMALFFAGQPVAKVAIVGGALLLVTRHVKAEKVYREIDWPLLLMFVGLFIVVEGLEATVLTPEAVASIGRFDLSNAGVLAVVSAVLSNLVTNVPAVLALKPFLAGAADPQRAWLVVAMASTLAGNLTLIGSVANLIVAERARAAGVSIGFWAYFKLGAPLTLITIAFGAWLL
- the lpdA gene encoding dihydrolipoyl dehydrogenase: MANSYDLIVIGGGPGGYVAAIRAAQLGLRTAIVEREHLGGICLNWGCIPTKALLRSADVFRLAKHAKDFGLRIDGEVSFDAEALVKRSRAVAGRLNAGVEFLCKKNKIDVIWGEAALAAPGEIRVAAPKGTARPQFPRPKNILGEGLYSAKHIIVATGARPRALPGLEPDGERIWTYFEALLPPSMPKSLLVVGGGAIGVEFASFYSTFGAQVTLVEALPQILPAEDAEIAALARKSFEKQGIKIITSAKLAKLDKSDNGVVATIATESGEQRIEAERVISAVGVVPNSEGLGLEALGVKTERGVIATDGLGRTNIAGIYAIGDVAGPPMLAHKAEHEGVVCVEAIAGLSPHPIERTRIPACTYCHPQIASVGLTEAPAKAAGHELKIGRFPYIANGKAIAMGETEGLVKTIFDAKSGRLLGAHLIGAEVTELIQGFVIAMNLETTEAELMETIFPHPTLSETMHESALDAFGRAIHI
- a CDS encoding carboxymuconolactone decarboxylase family protein yields the protein MTSRLDYAHAAPEGMKALGAVHSYVGASLGKALAELVYLRVSQINGCAYCLDLHTRALIAEGFTVDKLALVSVWREAKALFSERERAALAWAETVTRVAETGVPDAEFAAVSTQFSEKELADLTIAIGVMSAYNRIAIAFRATPAAVKRAEKV
- the coaA gene encoding type I pantothenate kinase, with the protein product MNAEAYLGAGVALSPYRRFTRAEWASLRADTPLTLTIDDLTRLKSLDDPISLEEVIEIYLPLSRLLALYVAATQGLFKATQRFLGAEDGKMPYIIGVAGSVAVGKSTTARILKALLSRWPNTPKVELVTTDGFLYPNAVLERDGLMDKKGFPESYDNRALLRFLSDVKAGQRNVAAPVYSHLIYDVVPDEFFYVDKPDILIVEGVNVLLASRPREDGREIPFVSDFFDFSVYLHAEENVLEQWYVERFQRLRETAFRDPLSYFKKYADLDDDETKRVAKDIWTRINLENLRRNISPTRPRASLVLTKGADHRIEEVALRKL
- a CDS encoding class I SAM-dependent methyltransferase, yielding MSEAPHSADYIHDERFDWWSRDFLRLLKTRAIGDAIATSLADFGVGEGHWSLGLLGAFVDLREVTGVDREREWCARSAKKYAERAPHIAYRAIEADASDTGLPGGSFDIVTAQTLLMHSLAPEKIVAEMHRVAKRGGTILCVEPVNHLNWAQTFELTHFLAPAERAAFYGVWVRFVDFVKSRRGDQDIGLRLPTLLARAGLENIRMWSNDRVRLDPIETYDIDFLEEEMGRDWVREALAGAEIGDAEIEFVKAIVARIRAEKPRELDFVPRASASFICAATAP